The nucleotide window ACTCCGGCGGGGAACGGACCGGCGGACGGACGTCCTGCGGGTCGCCGACCTGGAGGTCGACACGGTGCGCCTCGCGGCGAGCCGAGCGGGTCGCAAGCTGGACCTCACCCCGAAGGAGTTCGGCCTGATCGCCCTGATGGCCCGGCGGGCCGGCGACGTGCTCTCGCGGACGGTCATTGCCGAACAGGTATGGGACATGAACTTCGACAGCGAGTCTAACGTCGTGGATGTACACGTCCGCCGGCTGCGGGCCAAGCTCGATGACCCGTACCCCACGAAGCTCATTCACACCGTACGCGGGGTGGGCTATGTTCTCGAAGAGCGCGGCTAGCTGGTCGATGGGGCGGCGGATGGCCGTCTGGTACGCGGCCTCGGCTGCCGTCCTGCTCCTGGTTGGGACAACGACGCTCTACCTCGCCGTTGCGTCCGCCCTTGAGGCCGAGGGGGACGAACTGCTCGACGATGCGGCCGTGAGCTTGGACAAGTTGAAGCCCGGGTCCGGCGGTCGGCCGACGCGTGACGACTGGCCGGGCGATGACTACCGCGTCCGCACCGCCACGGGCGAGGTGATCGCCTCGTCCCCGGAGGCGGACGACCGCCTGCCGCCGGGGCTGGTCGCCGGGGCGGGCGGGTCGACCATCGGACCGCCACCGGCCGCTGGGTGAGAGCCGTTGCGCGGGAGATCGGTGGGCGGACCTACGAGGTGTCCTACGACCGGACCCGCGAACTGGAGCTCTTGCGGCGGTACCGTCGCTCGATGTCGCTCACCCTCGCGCCGGCCCTCCTGGCCTCGGCGGTCATTGGGGCACTCATCGCCCGCAAGGGCCTGCGACCGGTCGAAGAGATCGCGGCGACAGCGGCCCGGATCGGGCCGGACCGGTTGGACGAGCGGATCGCGGTGGACCAATTGCCCGCCGAACTGAGCGACCTCGCCGCCACGTTCAATGTGATGCTCGACCGACTCCAGGAGTCGTTCCGCCGGCTGGAGCGCTTCTCGGCGGACATCGCCCACGAGTTGCGGACGCCGGTGCATGCGCTCCGCAACGTCGCCGAGGTTGCCTTGAGGACCTCCCAGACCCGGGCCGACGACCGGGAGGCGTTGGCAGTCTGCCTCGAGTCCGCGGGCGGACTCGCACGGCTGATCGACCGGCTCCTCTTCATCGCCCGCGCCGATTCCCCCCGGGCCGTGCTCGAGCTGGAGACGATCGACTTGGCGACCGAGCTGGAGTCGCTGCGGGAGTTTTACGAGCCCGTCGCGGCGCAGACGGGGGTCGAACTGGTACAACTCGCCGTTCCGCCGCTCCCGTGTCGGGTGGATCGCACCCTCCTGCAGCGGGCTATCGGAAATCTGATTACAAACGCACTGGACCACACGCCCCAATGCGGGCGAGTGTCCATCGCAGGGACGGTCGAAGGGGGAGAGGTGGTGATCAGCGTTACCGACACCGGCTCGGGGATCGCCGCGGAGCACCTTCCCCGCATCTTCGACCGCTTCTACCGGCCGGACGCGGCCCGCCCCTCCGGCGGCGGGTGCGGTCTCGGGCTGGCGATCGTCAAGAGCTTCGCGGAGCTGCACGGCGGCCGTGCCGAGATCGCCAGCCGGCCCGGACAGGGGACGCGGGTGACGCTCCGACTGCCCGCCGGCGGGCATGACGGGACCGTCACCCCGACGTAATCCTCGCGCCGTGCGGATGTCGGTTGGTCAAGAAGAAGGGATACCGGCCGGGGCGAAATTCGCAGCGGAGGGGTTCGGGAAATAGGTTAAGATTCTGCTGACGGCGCGGGGCCACTCAAGTCCCCGCTCCTTTGGAACAGTAGAGGGGTAGGCTTCGTATGGGACGCATTTTCGAGAAGCGCAAGTACTCGATCTTCAAGACCGCCGCGCAGAACTCGAAGGTCTATTCCAAGTACAGCAAACAACTGTACGTGGCGGCCAAGAACGGCGTGCCCGACCCGCACGCCAACCCGGTTCTCCGCAACATCATCGAACGAGCCAAGCGCGACAACGTGCCGAGCCACGTGATCGAAAAGGCGATTCAGAAAGCCGCAGGCGCCGGGGGCGAGAACTACCAATCGGCGCGGTACGAGGGCTTCGGCCCCGGCGGCTCGCTCGTCGTCGTCGACTGCCTGACCGACAACAACACCCGCACGATCTCCGACGTGCGCAGTTGCTTCACCAAGACCGGCTCCAAACTGTCCGCCAGCGGGTCCGTGGTGATGCTGTTCGATCACCTGGCCGTCATTTCCTTCACCGGTAACGATGAAGAGAAAGTCATGGAAGCCATGTTCGCCGCGGACGTGGCCATCGAAGAGGTGGAATGTAAGGACGGCACCGTTACGGTCTTTGCTCCCCCCGGCGAGTTCTATAAAGCCAAAACCGCGCTACTCGAAGCCTTTCCGGGCCTTGAACTGGACGTTCAAGAAATCAGCTTCCTTCCGAAGGAAACAAAACAACTCAGCGGCGACGAGTTGGCCCTGTTCGAGAAATTTCTCAGCATGCTCAACGATTGCGATGACGTTCAGGAAGTGTACCACAACGTCTCGCGTTCGTGAACGCGAGGTAGAGAGGTAGAGAGATCGGTTTCGTGCGTCATGCGTCAAACCGCTCTGATTAATTTGAAAAAGCAACTGGGGAGTTGGTGGCTCATTTGTCGCAGCGGATGGCCACTCACCGGCGGTGCCGCTGGGGGCCAAGTACCGCTCGACATCATTCCGCTCCTGGTACCTGTAGCCGATCGTACCCGATCGGTTGCCCGGAACGTCATGCAAGTTTGCCAGATGCCAATCTGCCCCTCTACGGGGAGTTCAGACGCACCACGTCAGGCTCGAAAAACCCGCTGAAGAGACATTCGGGTGTAAAGAAAGGTGCGGGCGAACGCAGAATTGGCGTCAAGAACGAAACGCAAAAAGCCGCGACCCCGGTGCATTTCTGCATCGGGGTCGCGGATATATCGTTGGCAAGTGGGTGCGTGCGGTCTGTGTGAGGCGGGGTGATATGTGGTCGGTGGTGCTCGAGCCACACGACCTGTGTGTCAGTATCCTTAGAAAGGAGGTGATCCAACCGCAGGTTCCCCTACGGTTACCTTGTTACGACTTAGTCCCAATCAAGAAGTCCGTCTTCGACACCGGTGAAGGTGGCTTCGGACGTCCCTCTCTTTCGTGGCTTGACGGGCGGTGTGTACAAGGCTCAGGAACACATTCACCGCGGTGTTGCTGACCCGCGATTACTAGCGATTCCGGCTTCACGCAGGCGAGTTGCAGCCTGCGATCTGAACTGGGGTGTAATTTCTGTGATTGGCTCCTCTTCGCAGAGTCGCTTCACTCTGTGTACACCATTGTAGCACGTGTGCAGCCCTGGACATAAAGGCCATGAGGACTTGACGTCATCCCCGCCTTCCTCCGGTTTGACACCGGCAGTCCCTCTAGAGTGCCCTTGTGGGTCGCAACTAAAGGTAAGGGTTTCGCTCGTTATGGGACTTAACCCGACATCTCACGACACGAGCTGACGACAGCCATGCAGCACCTGTGCTCGGTCCCCCCATTGCTGGGGTCCGTTCCCGTTTCCGGGTCCTACTGCCGAGCGCTTTCGCACATGTCAAGTCCAGGATAAGGTTCTTCGCGTAGCCTCGAATTAAGCCACATGCTCCACCGCTTGTGTGAGCCCCCGTCAATTTCTTTGAGTTTCAGCCTTGCGACCATACTCCCCAGGCGGGGTACTTAGCATTTTAACTTCGACAGTAAACCCATATCTGGTCTACTATCTAGTACCCATCGTTTAGGGCTAGGACTACCGGGGTATCTAATCCCGTTTGCTCCCCTAGCTTTCGCGCCTCAGCGTCAGAAGAGGTCCAGCACGTCGCTTTCGCCACCGGAGTTCCTGTAGATATCAACGCATTTCACCGCTCCACCTACAGTTCCACATGCCCCTACCTCCCTCCAGGCCGTCAGTATCTGAGGCCGTTCCGCGGTTGAGCCGCGGCATTTCACCCCAGACTTGATAGCCCGCCTACGCGCCCTTTAAGCCCAGTGATTCCGAACAACGTTCGCTCGGTTCGTCTTACCGCGGCTGCTGGCACGAACTTAGCCCGAGCTTATTTTTGGGATAGATCACACCTCTCGGCTTTTCTCCCCCACTAAAGCGCTTTACAACCCGAAGGCCTTCATCGCGCACGCGGCATCGCTCGGTCAGGGTTGCCCCCATTGCCGAAGATCCTCGACTGCAGCCACCCGTAGGTGTCTCGCCAGTGTCTCAGTGCGAGTGGCGCGGGTCGTGCTCTCACACCCGCTAGACATCTTCGCCTTGGTGGGCCGTTACCCCACCAACTAGCTAATATCACATGGGCCCCTCCGGGGGCGATGAATCTTTGCTCTCACGAGGTCATCCGGTATTACCCACCATCTCTGATGGCTATCCCGAACCCCCGGGTAGGTACCCATGCCTTACTGCCCCTTACGCCGGTTCCCCCTTGCGGGATTCCCCCGACTTGCATGCCTAATCCATGCCGCCAACGTTCGTTCTGAGCCAGAATCAAACCCTTCAAGTTAATTTTCGCACTGCCAGTCACCCGGCAGCGACTTGGTCGAGTTCAATCCGGCCGTTGTTCGGTGTCGACTTCACTTTGGACCGCACCACACCGCACGCACCCCACCTCGCGGTGAAGCCCGTTCGTTGTGATTCGATCCGAGATGGAGTTAACACCCACTCAACGGCGCTAACCCACCTCAAACAGATCTCACGCACCCACTTGTCAAAGATCAGCACTCGGCTCAACCGTTTGACCGGTCGAGCAAGCCACTCCTCATCAGAGTGTATTGACGATCGACTCACTCGTACAGTGGGAGTCGATCAATTATAAAGTAGCCGGCGATACCTACTCTCGCGCTGGACGCACTACCATCGGCCTCAAACGTTTCACGGCCGTGTTCGGAATGGGAACGGGTGTTTCCGTTTGGGTATGGTCACCGGCATGGTTCGTGTCGGGTGTTACCCCGACGGTGTATCGGTACAACGTGGTGAAGCGTCAAGTCGCATCGCGTGTGTCATTCGAGACAGAGCGGTGGAGTGGGGAGTGCGGCCAAGCGGTCGGCTGTTAGTACCGGTTAGCTGAGCGTGTTGCCACGCGTACACGTCCGGCCTATCGACCTCGTGGTCTACGAGGAGCCTTCGCTCGCGCGGGATACCTGATCTAGGGGGAAGTTTCACGCTTATATGCCTTCAGCGTTTATCCCGTCCACACGTGACTACCCAGCGGTGCGGCTAGCGCCACAACTGGAACATCAGCGGTGTGTCCCTCCCAGTCCTCTCGTACTAGGGAGAAAGCCCCGCAAGTATCCTCCGCCCACAGCAGATAGGGACCGACCTGTCTCACGACGGTCTAAACCCAGCTCACGTACCACTTTCATCGGCGAACAGCCGAACCCTTGGGAGCTTCTCCACCCCCAGGATGTGATGAGCCGACATCGAGGTGCCAAACCTCCTCGCCGCTATGAACGCTCAGAGGAGATAAGCCTGTTATCCCCGGAGTACCTTTTATCTGTTGAGCGATGGCCCTTCCATCCGGGACCACCGGATCACTAAGGCCGACTTTCGTCCCTGCTCGCCCCATCGGGCTCGCAGTCAAGCACCCTTATACCTTTACGCTCGATGCCCGATTGCCAACCGGGCTGAGGGTACCGTTGCACTCCTCCGTTACCGTTTAGGAGGAGATCGCCCCAATCAAACTGCCCACTTAGCACGGTCCCTGTCGTTCCACACGACGGGTTAGAATTCAAACACAGCAAGGGTGGTGTTTCATCGTTGGCTCCCGGCGCACCGAGATGCGCCGCTCATAGCCTCCCACCTACGCTACGCATGCTGGGTCTAAACCCAATACCAAGCTGCAGTTAAGGTTCACGGGGTCTTTCCGTCTAGCTGCGGGTATGTCGCATCTTCACGACAACTACAATTTCACCGAGTCGCTCGTGGAGACAGTGTTCCGGTCGTTACGCCATTCATGCAGGTCGGAACTTACCCGACAAGGAACTTCGCTACCTTAGGACCGTCATAGTTACGGCCGCCGTTTACTGGAGCTTCGGTTGCGAGCTTCGCCTTGCGGCTAACCCTCTCCCTTAACTTACCAGCACCGGGCAGGCGTCAGTCTGTATACCGCGGCTTACGCCTTCGCACAGACCTGTGTTTTTAGTAAACAGTCGCCAGAACCTTTTCACTGCGGCCCACTCGCGTGGGCAACCCTTTTCCCGAAGTTACGGGTTTAACTTGCAGAGTTCCTTCACGAGCGTTCTCTCGAGCGCCTTAGAATACTCATCTCGCCTACCTGTGTCGGTTTTAGTACGGTTTCTCGCGCGGTTTTCTCGGCCGGCCCTCAGCAGATATCGGGATCATAAGCGCCCTGAGGCAATCTAATTAGCCTACACTGCTTCGGACCGGCGTCCCGTGTTACGCGAGGAGCGCAGGAGTATTAACCTGCTCCCCATCGGCTACGCCTTTCGGCCTCGCCTTAGGCACCGGCTAACCCTGGGCGGATTTACCTTCCCCAGGAACCCTTAGGCTTACGGCGAACGGGATTCTCACCCGTTTTATCGTCTACTCATTCCG belongs to Gemmata obscuriglobus and includes:
- a CDS encoding heavy metal sensor histidine kinase, translating into MRAVAREIGGRTYEVSYDRTRELELLRRYRRSMSLTLAPALLASAVIGALIARKGLRPVEEIAATAARIGPDRLDERIAVDQLPAELSDLAATFNVMLDRLQESFRRLERFSADIAHELRTPVHALRNVAEVALRTSQTRADDREALAVCLESAGGLARLIDRLLFIARADSPRAVLELETIDLATELESLREFYEPVAAQTGVELVQLAVPPLPCRVDRTLLQRAIGNLITNALDHTPQCGRVSIAGTVEGGEVVISVTDTGSGIAAEHLPRIFDRFYRPDAARPSGGGCGLGLAIVKSFAELHGGRAEIASRPGQGTRVTLRLPAGGHDGTVTPT
- a CDS encoding YebC/PmpR family DNA-binding transcriptional regulator — translated: MGRIFEKRKYSIFKTAAQNSKVYSKYSKQLYVAAKNGVPDPHANPVLRNIIERAKRDNVPSHVIEKAIQKAAGAGGENYQSARYEGFGPGGSLVVVDCLTDNNTRTISDVRSCFTKTGSKLSASGSVVMLFDHLAVISFTGNDEEKVMEAMFAADVAIEEVECKDGTVTVFAPPGEFYKAKTALLEAFPGLELDVQEISFLPKETKQLSGDELALFEKFLSMLNDCDDVQEVYHNVSRS